The following proteins come from a genomic window of Denitromonas sp.:
- a CDS encoding cupin domain-containing protein, translating to MLNMDFSRRRCIDTAAAPWQPSPMAGVWRKPLAREDAERGHATSVVRYDAGARFSRHEHPGGEEILVLDGVFSDEHGDFGAGTYFRNPPGSAHAPFSAGGCTLFVKLHQFAPGDTASVCIDTAHTAWLPGQGGLQVMPLHAFEGEQVALVKWPAGERFVPHRHWGGEEIFVLSGEFIDEHGRYPAGCWLRSPHLSTHHPFVEVETVIWVKTGHLPMAGQAPAIPGRRS from the coding sequence ATGCTCAACATGGACTTTTCACGGCGACGATGCATCGACACTGCGGCCGCACCCTGGCAGCCCAGCCCGATGGCGGGGGTCTGGCGCAAGCCGCTGGCGCGCGAGGACGCCGAGCGCGGTCACGCCACCAGCGTGGTGCGCTACGACGCGGGGGCGCGCTTCAGCCGGCATGAACACCCCGGCGGCGAGGAGATTCTGGTGCTCGACGGGGTGTTCTCCGACGAGCACGGCGACTTCGGCGCCGGCACCTATTTTCGCAACCCGCCCGGTAGCGCTCACGCGCCCTTCAGTGCGGGCGGCTGCACGCTGTTCGTCAAACTCCACCAGTTCGCGCCGGGCGACACGGCCAGCGTGTGCATCGACACTGCCCACACCGCGTGGCTGCCCGGTCAGGGCGGCCTGCAGGTGATGCCGCTGCATGCCTTCGAGGGCGAGCAGGTGGCGCTGGTGAAATGGCCGGCGGGTGAGCGCTTTGTGCCGCACCGGCACTGGGGCGGGGAGGAAATCTTCGTGCTCAGCGGCGAGTTCATCGACGAGCACGGCCGCTACCCGGCCGGCTGCTGGCTGCGCAGCCCGCACCTGAGCACGCACCATCCCTTTGTCGAGGTGGAGACGGTGATCTGGGTGAAGACCGGGCACCTGCCGATGGCCGGGCAGGCGCCGGCCATCCCCGGTCGTCGCTCTTAG